In the genome of Phycisphaerales bacterium, the window CTGGCGATGCTCCGTGCCTGGCTCGAGACGGTTGCATTGGTCAGCGACCAGGACGCCGTCGACGCGGCGGGCGGGGCGGTCACGCTCATGACCCTGCACGCCAGCAAGGGCCTCGAATTCCCCGCCGTCGCGATGATCGGCCTCGAAGAGGGCACCCTGCCGCACAGCCGGGCCCGCGAGAGCGAGGCCGAGCTCGAAGAAGAACGCCGCCTCGCGTTCGTGGGCATCACCCGCGCCATGAAGCGGCTGCTCATCACGAGCGCCCGCGTGCGCGCCGTCCGCGGCGTGCCCGAGCGGACGATCCCCAGCCGCTTCCTCAGCGAGATCGGCGAGCAAGATGCAGAACACGTGAGCTTCAGCGACCGCTCGGACGACTTCAGCGATTTTGGTGGAGGTGGTCGTGGGGGGAGCGACGACTTCGACCCCTGGGGCGACGACGACGAGCCGAAGACCGCCGCCCTCAGGGTCGGCTCACGCGTCCGCCACCCCCAGTTCGGCGTGGGCAAGGTGCTGAGCTGCGGCACCGGAACCGGTGCGAGGGCGCGGGTGGAATTCAAGGGGATAGGGGTGAAGACGTTGATTTTGGAGTATGCGCGGTTGACCAGGGTTGACTAGTTCGGTCCGGAATGTGTGTGTGATCACGCGGATCACATACAATGCAAATACCCGCACAGAACGACCGAGATGGCCGGGACGACTAATCAGACTTTGCTCTTGCTGGTGGCAGAGCTCTCCCCGCGGCGGGGATTAGCACGGCCAGCGCCAGCAGGGCAAAGAGGTCACCCAGCTGGAGCCATCGCTGTACTGAAGGCTTGGTGGCGCGAATTTGGCCGCTGATAGGCGTCGCTTCGCCATCTTTGATCTGAATCATGGCCCCTTCGGTAGCCATAAAATCTTGCACGGTGTGCCATTCGACGTCTTGATTCGCTTCGTCGGCACCGGCCCGAAAGCTCAATGCTGTTCCAATACATGTTTGGAGGGCGATGCTGATAATGGCGAGTACTCCGAAGATCTTCGCAAACTTAATGACGACATGATTCATCTTTTGCTTCTCGCCGGCTAGTGTGAGATGATGTGCGGAATCAGAGTTCTTGCGAGCGTGTACTGCTGCGTTCAAAGTCAATAGCGAAATTGAGACTCTGGCAGCGCAAACCTACCATGAATTTAATTGCATGTCGGGCCCTACACCATCGCCCGCAGCGTGCTCGGGCTCTCCGCCTGCCCCGTCCGAGCACTCAGCAGCACAGCCGCCGCCATCGGGCCCAGATGCTGGGTATCCAGCGGCGGCGTCGCGCGGCCGTCGAGCAGGGGTGACAGGAACGCGACCAGCGCGTCGATGGCGGCGCGGTCGTGATCGGTTGTTTGGGATCGCGCCCGGCGTTCGGTGCTGTCGATGATCTTGCCCGCGGGGTCGATCCAGCGGTGGCCGTCGTCGCCCAGTTCGAGGCGGCCGGCCTCGCCCAGCAGCGTGGCCCGGCGTTGCCAGCCGCCCGCGCGGTCGCTGAGCATGATGGCCGCCGACGAGCCGTTGTCGAAGCGGGCGTGGGCGGTCAGGTCGCCGGTGAGCGAGCCCAGCGACAGGCTCGCGCTCGGCTTCGTGGGGCCATTGAGAGAAGCCTCGACACGCTCGGCCTCGCCCAGCATGCCAACCAGGAGGTCCAGCGCATCGACGAGCAGCGCGCCCGTCGCGCCCTGGCCGGCCATCGTCGGGTCTCGGAAGCCCGCGAACAGCGCGCTGCGGACCTCGCCGAACGCAACCAATGTCTCCTGCGCTTCTTGAACGGCCGGGCTGTGGCGCAGCAGCGGCCCGAAGCGCACCGCCTCGGTCGGCACGCGGCCCTGCATGGGCGCGTGCCAGGCCTCGGCCGCGTCGCTGGGCGGCATCGGCAGCGGCGAGAGGGTCGCGATGCGCCTTCCCTCGGCGGCCGCCCGCGCGACGGCCTGGGGCAACGCCTCGCCGTAGCCCTCGCACGCGGTGGCCAGCAGCACGGCCCTCGCGTCGGTGTTCAAGAGGTCCAGCAGATCGCCGGCGAACGTCGCGCCCAAGTCGTCGGCCAGCGTCGTGCCGTGGGCGCGCACGGGCGCGGCGGCGGCGACGATCGACGCGCCCAGCTCGGTCGCCAGCGCACGCAGCAGCGGCGCTTGTTCCGGCGTGGCCCAAATGGCGAGGGTGGCGTCCAAAGTCGGGTGCTCCGGCGGTGCGCGTATAGTAGGGGGTACGAGTGGTGCGGCCGGACGGTCGCGGGTGTGATGAGCAATCTTCGCACTCGAGGAAAGTCCGAGCACGGCAGGGCAACGGTGGTGGGTAACGCCCACCCGTCGGAACTCGTGGCTCTCTTGAGAGTCAGGTCGCGAGCCGGCGAGGGACAGTGCCACAGAAAACACACCGCCGATGGCGTTCGCTTGCGAGCGCACAGGTAAGGTTGAAATGGTGCGGTAAGAGCGCACCGCCCGGCTGGCGACAGACGGGGCACGGCAAACCCCACCGCGTGCAAGGTCACGCAGCCGTCGCGATGGTCGAGCAATCGGCCATCGACGCCCGGCCCGGGCGGCAGGCGGCGGGTAGACCGCTGGGGCCCGGCATTGCCGGATTCATGCCCCGATCACGCCGGCAACGGCGTGGCCAGAGAAATGGCCGTCATCTGTTCCGGAGGGCCGTTCGCGCCGGGGCAGAGACAGAACTCGGCTTACAGGCCGCACGCGACCACATGACGGCCCCGGGGGAGACTCCGGGGCCGTCGCCTTTACCTGCCTGTACAATTCCGTCATGAGCAGGCCTCGCACACGCACGATCGTCATCACACTCGCGCCGCTGTTGATCGTGGCATCGCTCGTGGCGATCTATTTTCTCACGCGTCCGCCCGCCCTGGTGCGCGCGGCCGAGTCCATCGTTCGCCAAGCAGAGCGCGGTCGTGCGGTCGAGGTCGCCGAGATCGAGCAGCGCTTTGGAACTTCATACGAGCGCGACTTCGCGGGCTGGGACAGGGCGTACCACCTCGGCGACGACGGGTCGTTCTTCGCCATCGACAGCCGATGGCTCGTGATCCGGCTGAACCCTCAGACCGGCCGGGTCATCGATGCCGCGGTGATCGTGGACTGACCCTCGTCCGCCCGCCTCTCGAGCCAGGATCTCCACCGCCACGCCCATCCCCACGGACCGCCCGCCCACCCCGCCCGGGCGAACGCCCTCCCGAACGGGCCGCTCGCCCCGCCCAACGGGACGCGTGCCCCGTTGAACGGGGCACGCGGTTCGCACCGCGGGGCACGCGTCCCGCGGCCCCTGGCGTTCGCCCGGGCCGGGTTGGCGAGGGGAAACCAGCGCGGGACACGTGGTCCGGCCGTCCGGGCGAGGGTGTGTGCGGGGCTTCTTGGCTCTCAGGGCGGGTGGAACGTGGCCAATCCCTACCATCGGCCGATGAACGCGACCCCGAATCCCGCCCCCATCCTCCTCATCGGCGCCGGCTTAGCCGGCTCGCTCCTCGCCGTCCTGCTCGCCAGGCAGGGCTTCCCGGTCGTCGTCGCCGAGCGGCGGGGCGATCCGCGGGCGGCCGGCTACGTGGGCGGGCGGTCGATCAACCTGGCCCTCTCGGTTCGCGGCATCACCGCCCTCGAGGCCGCGGGCATCGCCGACCAGGTGCTGCAGGACGCCCTGCCGATGCCCGGGCGCATCATGCATCCCAAGACGCTCACCGACGCCACCGGCCGGGGCACCGTCTTCCAGCCCTACAGCCAGGACCCTGCCGACGCCATCCGCAGCGTGTCGCGCGGCGGGCTGAACATCGCCCTGCTCGACGCCGCCGAGCAGACGCCCGGCGTCGAACTGCGTTTCGACCATCGCTGCACGCACGTCGACCTGGACAACGCCAGCGCGACGTTCGACACGCCCGAAGGCGAGGTGGAACTGCAGGGTCGCGTGATCATCGGCGCCGACGGCGCGTTCAGCACCGTGCGCCAGGCCATGCAGGTCACCGACCGCTTCGACTACAGCCAGCACTACCTCGACGCGGGCTACAAGGAACTCCATATTCCCGCGCCGCAGGATCTGCCCGACCTGCCCGATGGCGTGGCCGAGAAGTTCGACGGCTACGCGATGGACCCCAAGGGCCTGCACATCTGGCCGGGCCGCGGCGGGGGCGCGTCGATGATGATCGCCCTGCCGAATCCCGATCGCTCGTTCACCTGCACGCTCTTCTGGCCCTACGAGGGGGCGCACGGCTTCGACGCGGTCGAGCCGCTGAGCGACAGGGCGCTGCGCCTGTTCTTCGACGAGCACTACCCCGACACGCGCTGGCTCATGCCCACGCTGGTCGAAGACTTCCGCGCCAACCCCACCAGCAGCCTCGTCACCGTCCGCTGCGAGCCCTGGCGGCGCGGGCGCTCGCTCATCCTGGGCGACGCGGCCCACGCCATCGTGCCCTTCTTCGGCCAGGGCATGAACGCGGCCTTCGAAGACTGCCGCATTCTCGCGGAGATGATCGAAGAAGCCGGCGGCGACATCGAACGCGTGATGGATCCCTTCTGGCAATCGCGGGTCGAGCACGCCAACGCCATCGCCGACATGGCCATCGCCAACTTTGTCGAGATGCGAGAAAAAGTCGCCGACGAGGCGTTCCTGTACCACAAGAGGGTCGAGCAAGCCGTGCACGCCCAGCTTGGCGAAGAAATGCCCGAGCGCGCGACGCCGCTTTACAACCTGGTGAGCTTCACCAACGTGCCCTACGCCGAAGCGCTGCGCCGCGGCAAGGAGCTCGACGCGGCCATTGCGCGGGTGGTCTCGCTCGTGCCGCCGGCGCGTGCCGGGGACATGGACGCCGCCGCCTGGCGCGAGCTGGTGGCCGACCATGCGCGTCGGGTGCTCGGCGCCCAGCCGGCCTGACGCCACGGTCTAGCATCGCCGAAGGGGGATCCATGCGAGCATTGCCGAGCATCGTGTTCTTCGCCGCGGCCGCATTCCTGATGGGCTGCGGCGAGCAGGCGGCGTCCGCCGTCGTGGTCCAGGCCGATGAGCCCGTGCAGGGCGACGCGGGCGAGGAGTACCTGTCGCTGCACGCGGCGATGGGCCAGCCGTTCCTGACGCGCGTGGCGATGGTCGAGGGCCCGCCCGATGCACAACTCGTGGCCGAACTGGAGGCCAACGGGGACCTGATCGACCGGCTGGCCTACGCCTCGCGGATGACCGAATGCGACTGGGGCCTGCCCGAGCAGACCGGCGTGGACACCTTGCTGCCCCACCTGGGCAAGGTGCGGGCCCTGGCGCGCGTGCTCAACGTCGATGCCCGCAGGCTGGCCGCGGCGGGCGACGGCGATCGCGCCTCGCGGCGCGTGGCCGGGCTCGTGCGCATGGCCCGGCACACGGCCGAAGACGGCGCCGATTCGATCATCGAGTGGCTCGTGGGCATCGCCGTCCTGGCGTTCGCCGCCGACGCTGCGATGTATTGCGCTCCAGACTTCGACGCCGCCCAGCGCGGGCGCGTGCTGGCCGAGTTCCGAGAGATCGACCTGGACGATCCATACGGCCTCGATGCCAAGATCGCGCTCGATCGCGAACGCTCGGCCGCCGCGGGGCTCGAGACGACCAGCGAGCAGCAACTCCAGGACGGCTGGGCCCGCGTCCGCAAGGACGTCGAGCGGGCCATCGAGACGCTCGAGAGTGGCTCGTAGCTCGCTCTCTCGCGCATGCTGCTCATCGATACATCCAACGTCCTCCACGCCATCGGCGTGCTGCCCGAGCACCTGAGCGGCCTGGACGTTCCCGGCCTGGCGCGTTTGATTGCAGCCAGCCGCTACGGAAAGCGGCGTGCGGTGCTGGTGTGCGACGGCGTCGGGCCGGGGCGTGCGACCGAGGCGGGGGGCGGCGGCGCATCGGGCCCTCCCGAGGCGACGAACACGGCCCCGTCGGGCCGGGAAGTCGCCGGGCTCGACGTGGTCTACGCCGGGGCCCACCAGGAGGCCGACGACGTCATCGAGCTGCTACTGGCCCGCGACACCGCTCCGCGGCGGCTGCTGGTGGTCTCGACCGATCGCCGCCTCGTCCAGGCCGCACGCCGGCGGCGGGCCCAGAGCGTCACCAGCGAGGCCTTCCTCCAGCACTTGGCCAGTGACAGCGCCAAGCCGCGGGCCAGGCCCTTGCCCGGCTATGCCACCCAGGTGCCGCTGAACGAGTACGCGGTGGGGTATTGGATGACCCTCTTCGGCTATGGCGCCCAGGCTAACGAGGCTCCGGCGGGTGAGCGACCGGTGTCCGACGTCTCGAATGCCGCCCGGCGCGGGCTGGAAGCCCAGCGCCAGCGTGAGCGGGATCGCGCACGCGCCGCCAGCCCCCATGCGCACGAGCGGCTGAAGATCCCCAAGGATCTCCTCAACGCCACGGGCAGGCCGGACACATCGAAGCAACCGCCTCGGCCCGATCCCCGGCCCGCACCGCCTCCGCCGCCGCCACTCCCTCAGCCCGAATCGGCCGACGAACTGCCCGCCGACGTGCGGGAATTGCTCAAAGATTCCGGCCTTTCCATCGACCCGGCCGATCTGGACATGAACCGATGGCTGCCAAAGCAAGACACCCCGCCGCCCTCCTGATCGCCCTGGCCGTGCCGGCCGCGCCGCTGCTGGTGGGCGGGTGCCAGACCTCCGAGCGATACCAGGGCGAGAGCCGCACCGTGGCGACCTGGAAGGGGCGGACGCTTTCGGCCGAGGTGCCCGACGCGGTGGGCGTGCCCGGGGCTCATTACGCGGCGGTGGAAGCCCTGCAGGCCCGGGGCTACGCCATCGTGGCCGACGAAGCGACCGCCGATCGGGGGTACCTTGCCGCCCGTGGCCCCGACGGCACCGTGCTGGGGGACTACCGGCGGGTGGTGGTCCGCACGGCCCTGACGCCCGCCGCGGTCGGGGTGGAGATCTCCCTCGAGCCCGCGGGCGACGAGGTTGCCGCCCGGGCCATCCTCGATGACGTATTGCGACGGCTTGGGCTCTGAGCGTCAAAGCAGACCGGCCCGAAGCTGCAAGTTCTGTGCTGGCAAGCTGTTATGCAGGTATTGAGACGCCCGCGGAAGGGCCGCCCGTTTGACTTGTCCCCCCGCGTCGGCTTGGATTGCGTGAGAGGAACGCCATGCCCAGTGCCGCCATCCTGAACCTTCCCCTGGCCCTGATCGGGCCGCTGGGCCCCATGGAGATCGGGGCGATCCTGATCGTCGCGGTGCTGCTCTTCGGCCGCCGCTTGCCCGACGTTGGTCGGAACGTGGGGAAGGCCATCATCGAGTTCAAGCGGGGCGTCAAGGGCATCACCGACGAGATCGAGGAAGAGTCTCGCAAGCCCGACAGCCGCGACGTGAGGCCCCAGGGCGACCGCCCGCCGGCCACGCCCGAACTGGAGGCCCCCAAGGGCACCGCCTACCGAGGCGATGCCTTCCACGATGACCCTCCCGCCGGCGACGTCGGCCGTCCGGACGCGCCTCAGGCCCAGCCCGTTCGCGATCCGGCCCCGGGCGAGGGCCAGCCTCGCACCAGCTGAGGCTTCGCCAGCCCGGATCGGGGGGCCTTGCCCCGCTATTATCTCGACCCGCCTCTCGTAAGAGAAGGTGGGCACTTCCAGGCGAGGTAGCTCAGCTGGTCTAGAGCGCTGGATTCATAACCCGGAGGTCGAGGGTTCGAGTCCCTCCCTCGCCACTTGCATCGCGTTTGATTTCGTCGAGACCGGTCGCCGTGCGGCCGGTTGTTCATTCCGGGGTCGCATCAAACGGCGGCACCGCTCGGGCCTGGGCCTCCTGCGGATCCCGGGCGATGCCGTTCTCGCGGATGTCGGCGATGAGCCACTCCATCTCTTTGATCTCGCGCCGCTGGGCCTTGATGATCTCGTCGGCCAGTTCGCGCACGCGTGGGTCCACGATGCGGGCCCGCTCGCTGGTCAGGATGGCGATCGAGTGGTGGGGGATCATGCCCTCCATGTAATCAGCGTCGCTGACCGTGATCTGGCTGCGAACGAGGAAGATGCCCGCGGCGATCAGCAGGACGCCCACCCCGACCGTCGCCAGGTTCTTCACGGTATTCCGGTACATGCCCAGCATGTACCCCAGCATGACGAGCACCATGCCCCCGCCCATGATGAGCGTCATAAATAGTCGCGTCTCGCTGAACCACGCGTGGTCGATCAACTGGTACGAATGCAGGTACATCAGGCAGAACATGACCACCATCGACGTGGCGATCATCGCGAAGAAGCGAACGTAAGAGCCGTGCGGGCGACGCGGTGCTCGCTCCGGGCGTTCGGCGTCCGCACTCTGCCTTTTCGCGGCATGTTCGTGCACCTGAACACCTCCTTCGGCCCAAGCATGGTACAGCTTCACATGCCGATGCGGTGCGCGCATGAACATGTGTTCATCGTCGCGGCTGGCGTGCCGGCCGCCCTTACCACAACACGCGGACGCGGATGGTCTCGGGGATGGCTTCGAGTTCCTCGACCACGGGCCGCGAATCGCCGGGATCCACGTCGAGCACGACGTAGCCGAGATCCTGATTCGTGCCGAGCACCTCGCCGCTCACGTTGGCGCCGTGGGCGCTCAGAGCCTCATGCAGCCTGCCAAGCACGCCGGGCACGTTCTTGTGGAAGTGCAGGATGCGGTGCGGCCTGGCGCGATCGCGTGCGGGCTGCTCGGGCAATTCGACCTGCGGTACGTTGACGGCGCCGGTGGTCGAGCCCACGTTGATGAATCGCGTGAGCTTGCCGGCAACGTCGCGCGCGATCGCTTCCTGGGCCTCGCCCGTCGAGCCCCCGACGTGGGGCGTGAGGATGACGTTTTCCAGCCCGCGCAGGGGGCTGTCGAACGGCTCGTCATTGCTCGAGGGCTCTTTGGGAAACACGTCGACCGCGGCCCCGCCCAGGCGGCCGCTGCGCAGCGCGCCGGCGAGCGCCTCGATGTCGACGACGCTGCCACGCGAGTTGTTCAGCAACATGGCGCCTTCGCGCATCAGGACCAATTCACGCTCACCGATGAGCCCGTTGGTTCCCTTGGTCGCCGGAACGTGCAGCGTCACCACGTCGCTCTTCTGGAGCAGGTCGTCGAGCGAACCAGCCGCGCTGGCATTGCCCATCGAGAGCGTCGGGACGACGTCGTGGTAGATCACCCGCATGCCCATCGCCTCGGCCAGCACGCTCACCTGCGAGCCGATGCGGCCATACCCGACGATGCCCAGCGTCCGGCCGCGCACTTCGTGGCTGCCCGCGCTGCTCTTGCGCCACTGCCCGGCGTGCATCTGCATGGAGCGATCGAGCAGGCGGCGGTGCAGGGCGATGATCTCGGCGATGACCAGTTCGGCCACGCTGCGGGTGTTGCTGAACGGGCTGTTGAAGACCGGCACGCCCATCGAGGCGGCCTTGCCGAGGTCGACCTGGTTCGTGCCGATGCAGAAGCAGCCCACTGTCAGGAGCTTATCGGCATGACGCAAGGCGTCGGCATTGAGCTGAGACTTGCTGCGGATGCCAATTGCGTGCGCACCGGCGATGGCCTTGGTCATGCTCGCGCCGGTGCAGGCCCCGGGAAGCTGCTCGACGCAGAAGCCCTCCGATTCGAGTTGTTCACGGGCCGAGTCGTGTACGCCCTCGAGCAGCACGATGCGGATCTTTTCCTTTGGAAAACTTGTGGGCTGGCCCTCGGGCTGCGGTTCGGCGACGGTCGTTGTTCTGGTATCAGTCACAAGGCATGATATCGGTGCTCAACCCCCACGTGCCCCCAACAGATCGAGTGGCTTGCGCCGCGATAGTGCGAGCACGGCGGGCGCCGCCGCGAACAGCGTCAGCACCATCGTCACGATCCAACTGAACACCAGCGGACCGATGGGCGGCCGCAGCGAGAGCGTCAACCCAGCGAGCAACGCATAGAGGCGCTGGCCGGCCCACGCTGCCTGAAAGCCCAGGGCGGTGCCCAGCACGATGGCCCCGATGGCGACGAGCACCGCCTCGGCCAGGACCAGTCGCGCGACCACCCCGCGCGATGCGCCGATGGCCCGCAACACGCCGAGCTCGTATCGCCGCGCATGGATGCCCGCCACCACGAGGTTCGCAACCCCGAAGCACGCCACGAGCATCGCCATGACCGCAACGGCCGAGAACACGGCAAGCGTTGTGTTCGCGACGGTCTCGATCTCACGCTTGATCTGCCGGCCGCTGCCCGCATCGAGCACGCCGCTGCCGAAGAGGGCGTCGCGGATCTCGGCGACGGCCACCTCATCGTTGGTTTCCTCGTCGAGATCGATCTGGATGAGATGGATGGCGTTGACGTTGAAGCGGTCGATCAGGTCTCGCCGCGTGCCGAACACAGCATGCACGGCCTGACGCGCGAGGTCCTCGCCGGCGTTGAAGTACTGGCCGACGACCTCCAGGCCCGGGCTGGCGATCACGCCGACGACCTCGAAGTCGTGCTCTTCGCCTTGCACCCGGCAGGTGAACGTATCGCCTACGCCCAGTCCCTGGGCCACGTTGAATTCGCGGGCCACCAGCACGGCCCCGCCTTCGGCCAGCCGTCGCTTGGCGACCTCGGGATCGCCCTGAACCCACACGAGCCGGGTCATCTCGAAGAAGGGCTCGGGCTCGAAAGCGACGAACGTCGTCTGATACGTCTGCAGCGCACGGATGCCGAACGCGTCGGTCTCGACCGGGAACAGCGTGACCGCGCACGTGCGCTCGACGAAGGGCAGTTCATCGAGGGTGCGACGGCTGTCTTCGGTGAGCCGCAGTCCGCTGACGAAGGCATCAGGAAAGTCGATCTGCCCCAGCCAGTCACGCAGCATGGCGCCGCCGGTGATCCAGTTCGAGATCATCAACGCCAGCCCCGTCATGAGCGCGCCGGCCGTAAAGCCCAGCCGATACGGCATCGACCGCACGCTTCGCTGCACGACCCTGGCTGGCAGTCGCAGCAGCGTCGAAAGCGGTCCGGCCAGCAGCAACGCCACCACGAACACGACCGGAGGCCCAAGCAAGAAGTAGCCCACGAACATCGCCGGCAAGCCGAACGTCGCGTAGCTCCAGAACACGATCTGGCCGTCGTCTGGCACGCCGACGGCGATGGCCTGGACCGCCAGCAGCATCAGCCCGAGCGAGGCAAGCACGACCATCGTCCGGGCGCGTGGCGCCTTCGCTCGGCTTGCAAGCGCGCCCATCGGGCTGGTCCGGCTGGCGCGCCATGCCGGCCAGGCGGCGCCCAGAACCCCGGCGATGATCGATCCGAAGAATGCCAGCGCCAGCATCGCCGGCGGCGTCGCCAGTCCCCC includes:
- a CDS encoding NAD(P)/FAD-dependent oxidoreductase; this encodes MNATPNPAPILLIGAGLAGSLLAVLLARQGFPVVVAERRGDPRAAGYVGGRSINLALSVRGITALEAAGIADQVLQDALPMPGRIMHPKTLTDATGRGTVFQPYSQDPADAIRSVSRGGLNIALLDAAEQTPGVELRFDHRCTHVDLDNASATFDTPEGEVELQGRVIIGADGAFSTVRQAMQVTDRFDYSQHYLDAGYKELHIPAPQDLPDLPDGVAEKFDGYAMDPKGLHIWPGRGGGASMMIALPNPDRSFTCTLFWPYEGAHGFDAVEPLSDRALRLFFDEHYPDTRWLMPTLVEDFRANPTSSLVTVRCEPWRRGRSLILGDAAHAIVPFFGQGMNAAFEDCRILAEMIEEAGGDIERVMDPFWQSRVEHANAIADMAIANFVEMREKVADEAFLYHKRVEQAVHAQLGEEMPERATPLYNLVSFTNVPYAEALRRGKELDAAIARVVSLVPPARAGDMDAAAWRELVADHARRVLGAQPA
- a CDS encoding NYN domain-containing protein; translation: MLLIDTSNVLHAIGVLPEHLSGLDVPGLARLIAASRYGKRRAVLVCDGVGPGRATEAGGGGASGPPEATNTAPSGREVAGLDVVYAGAHQEADDVIELLLARDTAPRRLLVVSTDRRLVQAARRRRAQSVTSEAFLQHLASDSAKPRARPLPGYATQVPLNEYAVGYWMTLFGYGAQANEAPAGERPVSDVSNAARRGLEAQRQRERDRARAASPHAHERLKIPKDLLNATGRPDTSKQPPRPDPRPAPPPPPPLPQPESADELPADVRELLKDSGLSIDPADLDMNRWLPKQDTPPPS
- a CDS encoding twin-arginine translocase TatA/TatE family subunit yields the protein MPSAAILNLPLALIGPLGPMEIGAILIVAVLLFGRRLPDVGRNVGKAIIEFKRGVKGITDEIEEESRKPDSRDVRPQGDRPPATPELEAPKGTAYRGDAFHDDPPAGDVGRPDAPQAQPVRDPAPGEGQPRTS
- a CDS encoding DUF305 domain-containing protein, which translates into the protein MIATSMVVMFCLMYLHSYQLIDHAWFSETRLFMTLIMGGGMVLVMLGYMLGMYRNTVKNLATVGVGVLLIAAGIFLVRSQITVSDADYMEGMIPHHSIAILTSERARIVDPRVRELADEIIKAQRREIKEMEWLIADIRENGIARDPQEAQARAVPPFDATPE
- the serA gene encoding phosphoglycerate dehydrogenase codes for the protein MTDTRTTTVAEPQPEGQPTSFPKEKIRIVLLEGVHDSAREQLESEGFCVEQLPGACTGASMTKAIAGAHAIGIRSKSQLNADALRHADKLLTVGCFCIGTNQVDLGKAASMGVPVFNSPFSNTRSVAELVIAEIIALHRRLLDRSMQMHAGQWRKSSAGSHEVRGRTLGIVGYGRIGSQVSVLAEAMGMRVIYHDVVPTLSMGNASAAGSLDDLLQKSDVVTLHVPATKGTNGLIGERELVLMREGAMLLNNSRGSVVDIEALAGALRSGRLGGAAVDVFPKEPSSNDEPFDSPLRGLENVILTPHVGGSTGEAQEAIARDVAGKLTRFINVGSTTGAVNVPQVELPEQPARDRARPHRILHFHKNVPGVLGRLHEALSAHGANVSGEVLGTNQDLGYVVLDVDPGDSRPVVEELEAIPETIRVRVLW
- a CDS encoding FtsX-like permease family protein, coding for MRPAWRLGITSAWRRRARTALLTSAVALSAALIAAVACALSSANNAVNARMDATFGAAQLRLEPTGRGGMMPADALDVVRSWPEVEAAAPRLSKDLALQISREVYTPRDDEPEGPYYRRQANFRVNAMGIGVDPDAEARLRPIRIVAGRAPEQPGEVVIDATLAGRLTWQGSLEQIRKIGVFDRADPLIAEDGEDPLPGPPSEAPTNPGEAEAFNDLQGVRLGDTVTVRRLFGTSELTVVGMSEPPPLGGRPQAFLTLEGLRQATGRGGGDELTQVDITVRPGLDPQAIVDARQQDVPEGAVLQTTERITSGLDRNMRSGQFGLSLAILLALLSAAFIIVTGLGAGVVERQRELGMLRCIGASRSQIAQAQLVEGLLIGITGACIGVPLGVGVAAAGAWYYREVLPGGLATPPAMLALAFFGSIIAGVLGAAWPAWRASRTSPMGALASRAKAPRARTMVVLASLGLMLLAVQAIAVGVPDDGQIVFWSYATFGLPAMFVGYFLLGPPVVFVVALLLAGPLSTLLRLPARVVQRSVRSMPYRLGFTAGALMTGLALMISNWITGGAMLRDWLGQIDFPDAFVSGLRLTEDSRRTLDELPFVERTCAVTLFPVETDAFGIRALQTYQTTFVAFEPEPFFEMTRLVWVQGDPEVAKRRLAEGGAVLVAREFNVAQGLGVGDTFTCRVQGEEHDFEVVGVIASPGLEVVGQYFNAGEDLARQAVHAVFGTRRDLIDRFNVNAIHLIQIDLDEETNDEVAVAEIRDALFGSGVLDAGSGRQIKREIETVANTTLAVFSAVAVMAMLVACFGVANLVVAGIHARRYELGVLRAIGASRGVVARLVLAEAVLVAIGAIVLGTALGFQAAWAGQRLYALLAGLTLSLRPPIGPLVFSWIVTMVLTLFAAAPAVLALSRRKPLDLLGARGG